One window from the genome of Marinobacter sp. LV10R510-11A encodes:
- the ahcY gene encoding adenosylhomocysteinase, producing the protein MSNFEDFKVRDISLADWGRKEINIAEGEMPALMALRNRYKAEQPLKGANVMGCIHMTIQTAVLIETLIELGAGVRWSSCNIFSTQDQAAAAIAAQNIPVFAWKGETDEEYDWCLERTIGADIEGWEPNMILDDGGDLTALLHEKYPEILANCHGVTEETTTGVHRLQEMLRDGTLKVPAINVNDAVTKSKNDNKYGCRHSLNDAIKRGTDHLMAGKKALVIGYGDVGKGSAASLRQEGMIVKITEADPICAMQACMDGFEVVSPYLNGVNTGTEAGVDRALLQNTDILVTTTGNMNVCDANMLKALKNGAVVCNIGHFDNEIDTAYMRKNWEWDEVKPQVHVIYRDKAVNDHLILLSEGRLVNLGNATGHPSRIMDGSFANQVLAQMYLFERKFADLPEDARAKGVYVQVLPKHLDEEVARAMVEGFGGVITKMTPEQAQYIGVPVEGPYKPESYKY; encoded by the coding sequence ATGAGCAACTTCGAAGACTTCAAAGTCCGTGATATTTCCCTAGCAGACTGGGGCCGCAAGGAAATTAACATCGCCGAAGGCGAAATGCCGGCCTTGATGGCATTGCGTAATAGGTACAAAGCAGAGCAGCCGCTGAAAGGCGCCAACGTTATGGGCTGCATTCACATGACCATCCAGACAGCCGTGCTGATCGAAACACTGATCGAACTTGGCGCGGGTGTACGCTGGTCATCCTGCAACATCTTCTCTACTCAGGATCAGGCGGCCGCCGCTATCGCTGCGCAGAACATCCCTGTGTTTGCCTGGAAAGGCGAAACCGACGAGGAATACGACTGGTGCCTCGAGCGCACCATCGGTGCAGACATCGAAGGCTGGGAACCCAACATGATCCTGGACGACGGCGGCGATTTGACTGCCCTGCTCCATGAAAAGTACCCAGAAATTCTGGCTAACTGCCACGGTGTGACGGAAGAAACCACCACCGGCGTACACCGCCTGCAGGAAATGCTGCGCGACGGTACCCTGAAAGTACCGGCCATCAACGTGAACGATGCCGTTACCAAATCCAAGAACGACAACAAATACGGTTGTCGCCACAGCCTTAATGACGCCATCAAGCGTGGTACCGACCACCTGATGGCCGGCAAAAAAGCACTGGTTATCGGTTACGGTGATGTGGGCAAAGGCTCCGCTGCATCCCTACGCCAGGAAGGCATGATCGTGAAAATCACTGAAGCGGACCCGATCTGTGCCATGCAGGCCTGCATGGACGGCTTTGAAGTGGTTTCGCCTTACCTCAACGGCGTAAACACCGGCACTGAAGCAGGCGTAGACCGTGCCTTGCTGCAGAACACGGACATTCTAGTGACCACCACCGGCAACATGAACGTGTGCGATGCGAACATGCTTAAAGCCCTGAAGAACGGCGCTGTTGTGTGCAACATTGGGCACTTCGATAATGAAATCGATACCGCCTACATGCGTAAGAACTGGGAATGGGACGAGGTTAAGCCGCAGGTTCACGTGATCTACCGCGACAAAGCCGTTAACGACCACCTAATCCTGCTCTCCGAAGGTCGCCTGGTGAACCTGGGCAACGCCACTGGTCACCCTTCACGGATTATGGACGGCTCCTTCGCCAACCAGGTTTTGGCACAGATGTACCTGTTCGAGCGCAAGTTCGCAGATCTGCCGGAAGACGCCCGCGCTAAGGGTGTTTATGTGCAGGTTCTGCCCAAGCACTTGGACGAAGAAGTGGCCCGCGCCATGGTGGAAGGTTTTGGTGGCGTAATCACCAAAATGACCCCAGAGCAGGCGCAATACATCGGTGTACCGGTCGAAGGCCCGTACAAGCCGGAAAGCTACAAGTACTGA
- the metF gene encoding methylenetetrahydrofolate reductase [NAD(P)H], with the protein MQSQKQFKRRFSFEFFPPKTDQGKEKLQVVRDQLAGVNPDFFSVTFGAGGSTRDRTIETVLNLHKQGISTAPHLSCVGGTREEISELLDVYKENGINRIVALRGDTPSGMGASGEMRYANELVEFIREHSGDHFNLEVAAYPEFHPQARNAEEDLKNFARKVEAGANSAITQYFFNADSYFYFIDRLEKLGVTIPVVPGIMPIVNFSNLVRFSDMCGAEIPRWIRKQLEAYGDDKESIRKFGEEVVTNMCEKLLKAGAPGLHFYTLNQAEPSISIWKNLGIGEREKIAF; encoded by the coding sequence ATGCAATCCCAGAAACAGTTCAAACGCCGCTTCAGCTTTGAGTTTTTCCCGCCCAAGACAGACCAGGGCAAAGAAAAACTCCAAGTGGTTCGTGATCAGCTTGCCGGGGTGAATCCGGATTTTTTCTCGGTCACCTTCGGTGCGGGCGGTTCCACACGGGACCGCACCATTGAAACCGTGCTCAACCTGCACAAGCAGGGCATTTCTACAGCGCCACATCTCTCCTGCGTCGGTGGTACGCGGGAAGAGATATCGGAACTGTTGGACGTGTATAAAGAGAACGGCATCAACCGAATTGTCGCCCTTCGGGGTGACACGCCTTCTGGCATGGGGGCGTCCGGCGAAATGCGGTACGCCAACGAGCTGGTTGAATTCATTCGCGAGCACAGCGGCGATCACTTTAATCTGGAAGTAGCGGCCTACCCGGAGTTCCATCCCCAGGCCCGCAATGCTGAAGAAGACCTGAAAAACTTCGCCCGTAAGGTGGAGGCTGGCGCCAACAGCGCCATTACCCAGTACTTCTTTAATGCAGACAGCTACTTCTATTTTATCGACCGTTTGGAAAAGCTCGGGGTAACCATTCCGGTGGTGCCGGGCATTATGCCCATTGTGAACTTTTCAAACTTGGTGCGGTTCTCTGACATGTGTGGTGCGGAAATACCACGCTGGATTCGCAAGCAGCTTGAAGCCTATGGCGATGACAAAGAGAGCATTCGCAAGTTCGGTGAGGAAGTGGTCACCAATATGTGTGAAAAGCTTCTGAAAGCCGGGGCGCCGGGGTTGCACTTTTATACGTTGAACCAAGCTGAGCCCAGCATCAGCATTTGGAAAAACCTTGGAATTGGGGAGCGAGAGAAGATCGCTTTCTGA
- a CDS encoding amino acid ABC transporter ATP-binding protein has translation MTQIVKMKGMNKYFGKLHVLKDIDLSVEQGEVVVIIGASGSGKSTLIRCVNGLEEYESGHLEVEGQTLAPKGGNQQVLAEIRKEVGMVFQQFNLFPHLTVKKNIMLAPQKVRNAPKTVANATADRLLERVGIGSQADKYPSHLSGGQQQRVAIARALAMEPRLMLFDEPTSALDPEMIGEVLDVMRELAKEGMTMMVVTHEMSFAREVADRVIYIHEGQIVEEGKPEDVFDNPQNERTQAFLSRVLAH, from the coding sequence ATGACTCAGATTGTGAAAATGAAGGGCATGAACAAGTACTTCGGCAAACTGCATGTCCTTAAAGATATCGATTTATCCGTAGAACAAGGCGAAGTGGTGGTGATTATTGGCGCCAGTGGCTCCGGTAAATCCACGCTCATTCGCTGCGTAAACGGCTTGGAAGAGTACGAATCCGGCCACCTGGAGGTAGAGGGCCAGACCCTTGCCCCCAAAGGCGGCAACCAGCAAGTCCTCGCGGAAATCCGCAAAGAAGTTGGCATGGTGTTCCAGCAGTTCAACCTGTTCCCTCACCTTACGGTGAAAAAGAACATCATGCTGGCGCCCCAGAAAGTCAGAAACGCGCCGAAAACCGTCGCAAACGCCACTGCGGACCGCCTGCTGGAAAGGGTAGGCATTGGCAGCCAGGCCGACAAGTACCCAAGCCATCTCTCCGGGGGCCAGCAGCAACGTGTTGCCATCGCCCGCGCCCTGGCCATGGAACCACGCCTGATGCTGTTCGATGAGCCCACCTCGGCGCTGGACCCGGAAATGATCGGTGAAGTGCTGGACGTAATGCGGGAACTAGCCAAAGAAGGCATGACCATGATGGTGGTCACCCATGAAATGAGCTTCGCCCGGGAAGTGGCAGATCGTGTGATCTACATCCACGAAGGCCAGATTGTGGAGGAAGGCAAACCAGAAGACGTGTTCGACAACCCTCAGAACGAACGCACTCAGGCGTTCCTCTCGAGGGTGCTGGCGCACTGA
- the metK gene encoding methionine adenosyltransferase, with protein sequence MSDYSVFTSESVSEGHPDKLADQISDAVLDCILAADPHARVACETMVKTGVAIVGGEITTSAWVDLEDLVRGVIRDVGYTSSEVGFDADTCGIINIIGKQSVDIAQGVDRQKPEDQGAGDQGLMFGYASNETEVLMPAPITFAHRLVERQAEARKNGILPWLRPDAKSQVTCRYENGKVVGIDAVVLSTQHDSDVTQADLKEALMELVVKNVLPAELLHKGTEFHINPTGKFVIGGPVGDCGLTGRKIIVDTYGGMARHGGGAFSGKDPSKVDRSAAYAGRYVAKNIVAAGLAEKCEIQVSYAIGVAQPTSISVNTFGTGKIGDDKIVDLVRQHFDLRPYAITNMLDLLHPMYRATAAYGHFGREPQEITVGGKTFTTFPWEKIDRAASLKDAAGI encoded by the coding sequence TACCTCCGAATCGGTCTCCGAGGGCCACCCGGATAAACTGGCTGACCAAATCTCCGACGCCGTTCTGGATTGCATCCTGGCGGCCGACCCGCACGCCCGCGTGGCTTGCGAAACCATGGTGAAAACCGGCGTTGCCATTGTGGGTGGTGAAATCACAACAAGCGCCTGGGTGGATCTTGAAGACCTGGTTCGCGGTGTGATCAGAGACGTTGGTTATACCTCCTCAGAGGTCGGATTCGACGCCGACACCTGCGGCATTATCAATATCATCGGCAAACAGTCCGTGGATATTGCCCAGGGCGTTGATCGCCAGAAGCCGGAAGACCAGGGCGCAGGCGACCAAGGCCTAATGTTCGGTTACGCCAGCAACGAAACCGAAGTACTGATGCCTGCGCCAATCACTTTCGCCCATCGCTTGGTGGAGCGCCAAGCCGAGGCGCGCAAAAACGGGATACTGCCGTGGCTGCGCCCGGATGCAAAAAGCCAAGTAACCTGCCGCTATGAAAACGGCAAGGTTGTGGGCATCGACGCCGTTGTGCTTTCCACTCAGCACGACTCAGACGTTACCCAGGCAGATCTAAAAGAAGCCCTGATGGAGTTGGTTGTAAAGAACGTGCTGCCGGCAGAGCTTCTGCACAAAGGCACCGAGTTCCACATAAACCCCACCGGCAAATTCGTAATCGGCGGCCCGGTTGGCGATTGTGGCCTTACCGGCCGGAAGATCATCGTAGACACATACGGCGGCATGGCCCGCCACGGCGGCGGCGCTTTTTCGGGCAAAGACCCCTCAAAGGTTGACCGCTCTGCCGCTTACGCTGGCCGCTATGTTGCGAAAAACATCGTTGCCGCTGGGCTGGCCGAAAAATGCGAGATTCAGGTTTCCTACGCCATCGGTGTGGCACAACCCACATCTATCTCCGTAAACACCTTCGGCACCGGCAAAATCGGCGACGACAAAATCGTCGACCTGGTACGCCAGCACTTTGACCTGCGCCCGTATGCGATCACCAATATGCTCGACCTGCTGCACCCCATGTACCGAGCCACAGCAGCTTACGGCCACTTTGGTCGCGAGCCACAAGAGATAACCGTTGGCGGCAAAACCTTCACGACGTTCCCGTGGGAGAAAATCGATCGCGCGGCCTCTCTTAAAGACGCAGCTGGTATCTAA
- a CDS encoding amino acid ABC transporter permease → MESQFQFDWQAAIDSIPFLLKGIPYTLMISFGGLIIGFALGIFFGLLSINKKWFLKWPATAYIEIFRGTPILVQVLFIFYGLPDLIGGPIDPLTAGIAAIALNSGAYISEVVRGGVQSIDKGQGEAGLSLGLSRTQTFWSITWPQAFRRMIPPLGNQAIVSIKDTSLFSVIGVGELVRQGQVYIASTFTAFEVYFVVAIMYLAITLSLSLILRLVERRGLASV, encoded by the coding sequence GTGGAATCCCAGTTCCAATTTGACTGGCAAGCAGCCATCGACTCTATTCCCTTCCTTCTTAAGGGGATACCCTACACCCTGATGATTTCATTTGGCGGCCTGATTATCGGCTTTGCCTTGGGCATCTTTTTTGGCCTGCTAAGCATCAACAAAAAATGGTTTCTGAAATGGCCTGCAACGGCCTATATCGAGATCTTTCGTGGTACCCCCATTCTGGTTCAGGTTCTGTTTATTTTTTACGGCCTGCCGGATCTTATCGGTGGCCCCATCGATCCTCTTACTGCGGGTATCGCCGCAATTGCGCTGAACTCGGGCGCTTACATTTCTGAAGTGGTACGTGGTGGCGTTCAGTCCATCGACAAGGGCCAAGGTGAAGCCGGTCTATCTCTGGGCCTTTCCCGCACCCAGACATTTTGGTCCATCACTTGGCCGCAGGCCTTCCGGCGCATGATTCCGCCACTTGGCAACCAGGCCATTGTGAGCATCAAGGACACGTCCCTGTTCTCAGTTATTGGTGTGGGCGAACTCGTTCGTCAGGGCCAGGTTTACATTGCCAGCACCTTCACCGCTTTTGAGGTGTATTTCGTGGTCGCTATTATGTATCTGGCCATTACCCTCTCCCTGTCCCTGATTCTTCGCCTGGTTGAACGGCGCGGACTGGCCTCTGTCTGA
- a CDS encoding transporter substrate-binding domain-containing protein produces MSTKWLKTLGTGLALTVAAGTVSAETLRVATDPSFVPFEMLDQETGEMIGFDMEIIAEVAQRAGFDYKLNTMDFNGIIPALQTGNVDIAIAGITITEEREKIVDFSDPYYDSGLRILVRQDNNDVTEIADLEGLKIGSKIGSTSYDFLKKNLDENDGVTPYPGSADMYMALMSGAVDAVFYDAPNVGYFARTKGEGKVKTIGKMYEGQQYGIALKNGSEWVDEVNEAIASMKEDGTYKNIYEKWFGALPEDK; encoded by the coding sequence ATGAGCACAAAATGGCTGAAAACACTGGGTACTGGCCTGGCACTCACCGTAGCTGCCGGAACCGTAAGCGCTGAAACTCTGCGAGTGGCTACCGACCCCAGCTTTGTTCCGTTCGAGATGTTGGATCAGGAAACCGGTGAGATGATCGGTTTCGATATGGAAATCATCGCCGAAGTCGCTCAACGCGCCGGCTTTGATTACAAGCTCAATACCATGGACTTCAACGGCATTATTCCGGCCCTGCAAACAGGCAACGTGGATATCGCTATTGCAGGCATTACCATTACCGAAGAGCGTGAAAAAATCGTCGATTTCTCTGACCCGTACTATGATTCCGGTCTGAGAATTCTGGTTCGCCAGGACAACAACGACGTAACCGAAATAGCCGACCTTGAAGGCCTAAAGATCGGCTCCAAAATCGGTAGCACAAGCTACGACTTCCTGAAGAAAAACTTGGATGAGAACGACGGTGTAACCCCGTATCCAGGCAGCGCAGACATGTACATGGCACTGATGTCCGGCGCCGTAGATGCCGTGTTCTACGATGCCCCGAACGTCGGCTACTTCGCCCGTACCAAGGGTGAAGGTAAAGTCAAAACCATTGGTAAAATGTACGAAGGCCAGCAGTACGGCATCGCACTGAAAAACGGCAGTGAATGGGTTGACGAAGTTAATGAAGCCATTGCCTCAATGAAAGAAGACGGAACCTACAAAAACATCTACGAAAAGTGGTTCGGCGCCCTGCCAGAAGACAAGTAA